The Helicoverpa armigera isolate CAAS_96S chromosome 21, ASM3070526v1, whole genome shotgun sequence sequence agtaaatacaaaacggatcaaaatacaacttggttacctgaaagttcatgatataaaccttattttgttagttgtagaaacatgattaggtaacttttataacagagaaaaatataccaaacatacctctttttaaaaagagattcacatattatgggcaaacgggaccgattaaagcctcttaacttttttagtagttgagtatatacatactctttaaaattgtagaaggattttttatcaaattatcatttctaaataataaaattacaaaaccattttgtcgcttacgacttttagttataagctagcgcgcgtattgttatcctcgccccgctcagacgctccgaccccttttggcgccttagatgtgcgtgccggttatggaattattgttgaccaattcctcgccttaacataagtaggtacttgtttcCGCTATCTTCTTAAAGCATCTACTTCCCGAACATCTGTTTCCTGATGgttgtcaagtttcatcaaaatctgtgaTGCCCTTTGCGCGCAACGAAGTAACAAACATGCACACTCACTTTTCGCCTTTAGATATGATATCAGTGTGCTAGTgtaaaacatacaatatttcTCAACAGAAACTCACAGAAACAGTTACTTTAGACAGCATTACGGTATGTATCTTTAAATACAATAGTtgttaaaactacaaaaaaaaactccatcaaagtacctactaaaaacCCTTACTCCCAAACCTTCGCGAAAGTGAAGATTTTAACCTTGCCCTTAACTATAAATAAGGGCTTTTAGCTCTTCACCCAGGTTCGAAGAGCATTGAACGAACCGGAATCGGCGGGGACACGCCATTCTCTAGATAAAGTCTGCTATTTTAAGCATGGAGAGCGAGGCAACGCAACAAATACGTTACGAGTAAataaggagagtacataaggaaagTATAAGATGCTGGTTCTGGAGGTACCCTACATAAGCAAGAACATATGGACTCCCatttatgtattatgtttatagGACAGAAATAAAGGAGTACCTAAAAAGAAGAAATCAGTGCGACACGCGACGTCATAAGCAAACTATACGCCAACTTTGGAAGAAggaaaaaataggtatttacgTCAATGGCCTCTCCAGTTGTTTGAATGCTCTAAGCTCAGGTATCGTGTTGAGCCCGTCTAATAAAACCACCTGAGACAAAGTACTCGTTTTAAACCAGCTAACTGCCCCCGACCGCAGTTTGGGGGAGGAAATTTACGCCCCCAATATTACTCCCCCAAAATGGAGGTACACAGTGTTAATTAAATGAACAAAACGTGTTATTGATATTGTTATTAGgcgcttttattttctttgcggAGAGAAAATACTAAGTGAACATAAAAATGCAATGAGCAAGACCTTTTAAAAAGTCATTCGAAATGGTGCGTATTGTTCTTTAAGCACCCTCTTTATTTAAAGCACAAGacttacctaggtacttactaaGTATACGTATAGTACCAACCTTTCATATATGTACTACATTCTGGAATTCTTCAATTTGTTTTCGACttcaaaaatctatactaatattataaagctgaagagtttgtttgtttgtttgaacgcgctattgagattagcgcgttcaaacaaacaaacatcggaactactggtccgatttgaacaattctttcggtgttagatagcccatttatcgaggaaggctataggctactttttatccgggttcgtgcagaggttcccacgggatgcgggtgaaaccgctggcagaagctagtattctaTAAATAGATAGACTTATCCACCTAGCCTGAAAAATGCAGCCTGCTTCCTGAGCCAGAcgataatttaaattttcttatttttctttttttttttgatgacCTCGGTTGAAATTCTGATCATCATTATTAGCCACACTgattataataagtaggtaggtaataggcAACTAAAACTATGCTATATAGGGAAGCTCGCAttaattctttatttgaatattttgaattaaaactgTCATTCAACCACCaacgtagaaaaaaaaacaattgaactgcAGTCCATCaacaaaattttctttgttttctttcCATCAAGTGGGGTCCACagacagaaaaataataaacattgttgAAAAGTAAACTGCACAAAttgtaaaatcaattaattaatacgACGATGGTGAACAATTTGTGGACAATTATTTGCAATGGCGCCACAAACATTTACTCAGCTCTCGTCCGATAGTTAAGTCTACATTACCAGATGCTGGAATGGAGAAAAATTCCGACTGTTGACGTCATTCTGTTTTAATTCGTTTGCAGTACCTAACGTAAAGATCGGACATTTGCAATCCTATATGCACTCGATAAAATTTACTTTGGAACCCTTAAATCTGTTATCGACAATGTAAGTAGTAGGTATTCatgtaaattgaaattaaatctaGAAGTAACTAGGTACCAAATCAAatctattaaatatgaattacgGGGAAGAATAAAATGGGGGGCAAATTCTTCTTGAAGAAAGAATATGAATGCTGCCTTATTCTTAACTTCATTAAGGCTTTCGAAATTCGACTCATTAAGAAGAAGCTGGTTCCTGTGTACGTATTGCTGGTTCGTATGTACCTTATATTACAGTGTTCTCGCATGTAAAGCTTCCATAAAGTCGAGAATTGTAGGATTAACTTACTTGGGCACCTACAGATGATACCTAGTTTTCAAGACACCTCAAATCCCGAAATGAATCTCGAATTCttgtgagtaggtacctacctatattctgTAGTAATACCTACTATCACCTATgacataggtacttatctacctacctacctacctaagtgtcgatattatgtacaaacataaataaaataaattttgatttttgatttgattttttgaaTCTTAACACAcacaagcaaaaacaaaaatacaaaaaaaaatacccataaaacatttatctacTCTTAAAACTCAATGATCAAGCCACAAAACTGTAACACATTGCCTCTCCGATAGAATTAACCCAATTGGATCACTTACCGAAGTTATAAACTAGACTGGGGGATGTGTCGGCCATTTTGCGAAGCCATCAGCGCCTGATAGGCTACTAATAGCTTGGGGCTTGCAgctaaactttattaaaagacGATCGAGCCTTTATTGTTTACGGATACGATACGACAACGATTCGGAAATGAGTGGGGACTTTATTTTAGGAGCTTCACTTTTTTTCATCAGACAGGCTTAAAATGATACCGCCTACCTATCCAGATAATACCGATTTATGACAGTTTTATGTGCTTATCCTGTTCTTAAACTATACCATTACCATCTGCCTAGCTTAAACTAGATTTTTACCACATTTTTAAGGTATTGAGGTCTAGCGGCTAAGTATTCATCTGACTGGGGTCAGTCTAAGGGCttccttagtaagactggttgtcggacTTTCTGGCTACCCGACTGCTAAAGACTGAAATCTTAGCCAGAACCCACAAAAACATATCTTCGAAAACACGGAGATACCTTACTCTTTATGACAGACGGTTGACTGACCATTCATTGACCGACCGCGCCAGGCGTTGCTTAACCAGCCACGACCTCATAAACTAGGTACTTAGGACTGTTTATAACTGAGGGAATTACTAAAATGTAGCATTTAGATCTCCACATAttgataagtaggtatctactaagaattttttttttttaatcgctTTCTGTAAGGCGACAAGTTacgtttgtttttgttgcaaAATATATGTAAGTGGCGCCATCTATTGTCAGTAAAATGTTTCACACCATACCGCCTTTGACCGCGACGATTTTAACACaccgaaaacaaaaaacataccCAGAGTggataaatacaatacaaagaaTTAGCTAGTTTAACTTTTATCACGTCATAAACTTATGAGAACGGACAAACGTGGGACTATCACAATATCGTTTACCTTAGGTACTAATGTTTGAGTGAATGTGCTTCGTAGCAATTCATAGGTCAATCCAATTACAGGACCTTGCACCAATATTGGTAATTCATTTACAAAGTTTCCGTTCGaaaggtaattttttatatggGAATCAAAAAAGTCTTAAAACTTAGAAAGGAATGTAGCGACATGTTCGGCATAATTATCAtctcaaacaaaataaagttttcaatttcaataaggaaaataaacaagGTTTACATAATTAACCATTTTATTCagtaaaacaattataatatttcttacagtatgtataaataaaaccattctTTACATTACATGCCAGTATTTTCCTATTTAACAAATAGTGAATAAATTACaattcttaattaatatttaaatgcgaaagtaacttgtCTATCTGTCCAGCTTCCTTGCCATAATTTCGGGCAGTTTAAATGGTGTCTACATTTTATCTGGTTATGGGAAGTGATACACTTTTCTTTTGTGTCTGATACTCATATGCCTAGTATAAGATACTGGCCAAATACATGGCAGTTTTGCTAGCATGCCAATGCAATTACAGTCCAGCATCAAGGAAACACACTCTGTCACAATTCATATACATACAAGATTATATTGCAGCAGTTCTCCTTTTTCTATCATAAATCATGCCAACATTACACTTGTAAGATTTGGTTGCATAGGTAGCTAACACAACTTACAATAGAAttgcaaatgtaaaaaaacCCCTCGTAAGTTGCTTCCATAATACTTAGGTAAGAAGCTCACAAGTGTAAAATCGGGGTAGACCTCCAAGCACAATTCATCTATAAGACTTACAAACTAACTTAACTCTAATATACATGTACCATTCCATAAATAAATGTCCAGAATAACACGTAAGTGAAGAGTGCTCCAAAGAAGCCGTGTGTTAATAGGCTCTGTCTTGACACGTAATATTTGCTCCAATTAGGTCCAGTCTTCAACATGAACATCACCCAGAGGCTGACAACTGCAAACACGTAGAAAGCAAACCCGTAGAGACCTGTGAGGCCTAGGACACCTGGAATTGAGATTGTTTGTATTAATGTGTCATCTTTATAACTAAAGCTTATACCCATACAACAAAATTGGAGTTTGTTTGTTGAATGGTTTATTTTAAGGAACTACTGATCCCGTTTGAAaaattttgtgttaattaagcgaggaaggctataggctactttttatctgggtgagCAAAACAGTTCCTATtggatgcgagtgaaactgctGCCCCTCTTTCCTATAATTTGGATCCTATATCATCAGAGTCTATAATTGTTGCTCCTATTTAAAGAATACTTCACAATGTGTATTGATTAAAGAatgcatcaattatttttggaatagttttaaattgtgAATTTATCTATTAGAAAGTATATTTTAGATAGAAGCTTTCATGTAATTTTGTTGATTTACCAAGCTATATGGAGTGGAAAGTAACAACTATTAAAAACTTAACACAAGCACTAAAGGAGATTGTAATGTATAATGAATTACCTGCAGTGGAGCCTGACAATGCAGCCATAGAAGTTCTACAATACTCCACGACCACAGCATTGTTTCTTAGAGCAGCATCGCTGTACGCTACTGGCTCGGACTTGTTCTGATCTTTAGTCACTTTGGCCACCGACatcttttactttaatttgtaattttaactaTCAATTTCGTGGTGATAATTCACAAATCACTTCCGAAGTTTTGACGTTTACGCATGACATTTACCGACAGtgacattttttattgacagtGACTATCCGCAGCTGATCTTGTCTATCGTTTGATGGGTGGGGTTATTGGCgggatttttattaaaactaatttgCAGTCATTTTCAGAGTATTTCTCTGTGGGAGTGAAgtagattttattgttatttgcttacaattaacttattttatgtaataaataaaaaagggaaTTATAATCAAGaaggtttttaattttctaaatctgttttccGTTAATAAACCATAGACTTTTTCTGACATTtggtaaatcaaaataaataaatattgcaatttattaaacgGTTCCGTACAATATAACGATTATTATATCATACTCATGTGATCCatcttgataaataaattagtaaaaactTCTCCGTATATAATGCTCTGTTGAAAATAATCGGGatgctatttaaaaaaaataggttagtgaaaataagaaaattggaACTGGGAAAGGCAGATAATTGGATTGTTCTATTATCTGTTTGTATAAGAGGAAAAATCgttttattgtaaatgttttCCCAGCTCCCAGAAATAACTAACTTTACTTTCATTGTACTATTtgtgaaatagtttttatacaCAAACAGTAATACGGACCCCTAAAAACGAACTATTTTGAAAGCGTCGGTAAAACAGTTTGTGATAAGCGAAGCCATTGAACTGTGTGAAAACTTGCATATGTGTGTGTTTCCATACAAAAATTCTCGTTGTATTCTTACGCACACAGACTCGATATATTCATGTGTTTTCGCGGCACTGAGCGTCGGTATTTCTGTGGCGgaacttattttcatttataattttaaaaataatagattatAATCAGTGTTTATAGTTTTATTCGTGAGATAGTTAGTGATAACGTGTGTGGAAAGCGTAGTGATGTTAACTGTGGGCTGGTTCAGCTCCTTTCGATGTATGAAGTTATGATGGCGCGTGTTTGACTGTGTTACTGGGTGCTTTCTCGTAACAAATTAGGACTTTGCTCGAATGATATTTGAGCGCTGACAATTATAGTTAATATTCCTGTTTCTGTGGCATAAAAACTTCCTGAAACTGGTGTTAGAACGTTTCTATCGGGACACATCGGTGTGTAAAAAAGGATATTAAGTTTCCGATGGACTGTGGCTCAATTATGCACCAAGGAGACCGCCAATCTGACGATTTGTCTTGTGCAAATTGCAATCACTGACGCCACTAAACGGAATAACGCGGAGGTGAGTCGacattttatgatttaattcataaaattttccatttccaCTTCTAAAACATGATATTGTATTCAAATATTGAATTAACCTATTTCATTAGAAAAACGAAACTTCATTTtgattcttttgtttcagaaaaCCAAGTGAAACGCTTGGGGACGAGTGTAACCTGTAAATATTGGTGTCTCGTCACATTTCGTATTGTTGTTTGCTGAAAAATatgagatttaaataaaatattagtgaTTTGGGGCGATACTTGCGATGTTCTATTTTGTTACGTCAGACGCGTTTAAAAGGGTCTAGATTATTCGAGACATATTGCAATGGAGGAGTCTGAGGATAATATGAGTTCTGAGGACTTGAAAGTGTCAGATAGTCCACTGACAGTTAAGTCAAAACCTAAGAAAAGGTCTCTCATTGAACGTGAACTTGAAACTAATTTGACTGCCAGAGTGACTTCACCGGTATCAACAGGGGATGGCACGAGTACAAGTCGCTATGGAAGGGCTCGCCGTCTCAAATCTGAGATTGAGCAGTCAGATACCAAGAAAGTGACTCCGGAAATTAAGTCACCGCTGGCTGAAAAGTCACCAATGAAGACCCAGTCCCCTGTATACAAGATGCACGCATCAAATTCTCCATTAAGATCTGAACAGCCAAAAATAGGTGGTGTTGAAACTTTTTTGGAGAACCAGATTGAGAGTATTTATCAAGAGAACATATCATTGAGCCGTTTTGCCACTGAGGAAGTTAAGAAAACTAGCCCGTCTCCTGCTAAGAAATTCCCAAAAGTTTACATAAGAAAGGATTTAATTCAGAAGCGGGAAGCGGATGAGAATGTCATGTTTatcaaaaacatgttttcacCAGTGAAAAGCGCAAGCAAGTCTTCCAgtacacatttaaataatattttggagcGGTCCTCTGAACGGTATAGTTTGGGATCAGCTAAGCAACAGAATGGATATTTAGATAATTCCTCTGTGGTGAAAACTCTGGACTTTGATagtaagaagaagaaaaaagacCATAGAGAGACTAAAACTCCTTCAAAGAGTGAACTGTTTGAATTGGAAGCCAAATGTGCCTATCAGGTTGGAGACTTAGCCTGGGCAAGAATGGGTACTTTTCCATTCTGGCCGTGTATTGTCACTAGAGATCCCTCCAATGGAGTATTTGTCAAAAAGAagtgtaagtatataaaaaacaaatgcaaaaaaatgATTCTAATCAAAATCTTGCAATTATAATTGGGTATAACtaggaattattattatattattgctatacaatattttgttgtttttaccaATTCAAATTCCCcttgtttttattcaaaatgaggaaaaataataaaatatctgattataatttattaatttatgttgctttgttttgaatttggttTGATAATGAATTCATCTACAATTCTACATCCCTAGTAATGTTATCTATATAAACTATATGTGTCAATTGACTTATCATTACATAATACAGAGATTTCATTTAGTTTAGTTATCATTTACTTACAATATCTGCTGTACTGTGCTAATgtacatttatttcatgtttaaaaataataaatacataaaatcgttaattatttaaatcatcaGATTTCCTAATGTGGTGCTTACTTaatcaaaattgcaaaaaaaattcaaaaatatatttgcaaataaaagtatttgataATGTAAGAAATTGATTTATGCAattacagacaaacaaaacgcacaaataaaaaataattgtccaACATGTATGAAACCTATTGTGTCCTATTCTGATTAGATCCAaatgcaacatttttttaaaatgtatatataaaataatcaagTTCAAAACTCCCTCTCACCTTCCTCAACCGGCCATATAAAAATCCTTCTTATATGCCTGTTCTAGTATTAAGTCTAACCTTCTTACATACCTGTTCTAGTGTTTGGCCGCATAGAGCGTGACGTCATTCACGTAACATTCTTCGGAGACAATGGACGCCGCGGCTGGATCGTGGACACCATGCTCCGCAAGTACTCGGGTCAGCTCGAGTTTGAGAATACAAGGGAGAATTTCACACCTGAGGTATGTACATAAGATTATTAGCAGTTGGGTTGTTAGGTAAACTGaaaagtttattcaaattaagctGATAAAGCATCATTTTTCGAacctcaaaacaaaagacagcccaaAAAGGGCCAGTCTTCACCACTTGGTATATGTTTTTGCtggtatgtatgtacaagtaaTTCAACAAATTCTACAGCAATATGTGTCTGTCTGATAGGTTTGACATGGTTTATAAATCCAAAATTAACTAAATTGactatcttaatttattttaatgcttaaAGATTCTTACTCCATGAAAGTAAAACAAAGTTGAGTTTGTGTGAAAAAGATTGTatggtatattttaaattaaactaataaaataatgtttcctttTCCAGGATAAGAAAAAGGACCCCAGATTGTATGCAGCCTTCTTCGTATCAGAAAAGAAACAAGCCTTATGGAACAACTCTGTGGAAGAAGCAGAAATGCTGCTTCGAGAACCAAAGAGGTTGAGGATCGATATCTTTAATGACATGCTAGAAAAGTCTAGAGCTCAAGTTAAACAGCAGAAGAGCGGGAAAATCAGTAGAACTGACAGTGACGTATCTTTGAGCGAGAGTCTATATGATACACTTTTTTCAGAGGACGATGGTAAGACAGATACTGCCGAACGTTCTAGAAACAGGACAAGGAATAAGTCTTTAGATGTTTTTGAGGTTGTTACAGCCTGCCTAGACAATATGGCGGCTAAGACTGGCATCACTAAAATACAAAGGCAATCTCATATGGACAGATGGCTCCAGAAAGCTAAATCTAAAACTCCAGAAAAAACGCAATCCAAAACCCAAGTTCCTCAATTAAAATTAGAAGAGAAAAAAGATACTAAAGAAACTAGatctaagaaaaaaaagaaaaatttgtCATTAACGAAAGTAAATAAGCCTTATAGTTTAAGAAAGTCGTTAAACGAATCTCCTAACTTATCTTCTCAAAATGAACATGATTACACTAATAATGTTGTAGAAATGACAGATTCTGATCAGAACTCTACAGATACTGATAGTTCTAAGAATTTAAATGTTCAGAATTGTAGTGAAATTAGTGTCACCGCTGTGGCTGAAAAGAATGAGGAAACGAAATCAAGTGAAGAGGTTTCTGATAAAGAAAGTCCAAAAGAAACAGTTACAACATTGAATGGAACACATGATTCTGAAAGTG is a genomic window containing:
- the LOC110374289 gene encoding ER membrane protein complex subunit 6, translated to MSVAKVTKDQNKSEPVAYSDAALRNNAVVVEYCRTSMAALSGSTAGVLGLTGLYGFAFYVFAVVSLWVMFMLKTGPNWSKYYVSRQSLLTHGFFGALFTYVLFWTFIYGMVHVY